GTGTTCCGGGAGCTgctccggcaggcggaggaggagtACGGGTTCCCCTCCGGCGCGTGCGGCCCCATCGCGCTCCCCTGCGACGAGGACCGCTTCCGGGACGTCCTCCGCCGCGTCTCCTCCGAGGAGCGCCTCGGCGTGGCGGCCGTCAGCAGCTGCGACATCGCGACGCGGCCGTTGCTGCAGAGGATGGCGGCGGAGGAGCTCGTGTGGTGACCGGTCGATGGAAACAACACGCATAAGCCATTCGGCATACGTGCTCTGTTCTCACATAAGGTAGCCCTGGCGATTTgactccggcgacggcagccgtgGCATCAGCAAGTGGTCTTCCGTACGCGGAAATGGCGAAATCATGTCGCCGCTGGGAAGACTCCGCCCGCCCACCGGCGCGCACGGCAAGCGCCCGAGGACCGAATGTCTTATTGACGGACGTTGTCCGGTGTCCGGTGTAGCCGTCAGCGGCGCCCCGAAACACGAATCG
This region of Triticum aestivum cultivar Chinese Spring chromosome 2D, IWGSC CS RefSeq v2.1, whole genome shotgun sequence genomic DNA includes:
- the LOC123050254 gene encoding indole-3-acetic acid-induced protein ARG7, which codes for MAKCSKIHNIVLLRQTLQRWRSRAAARAATGDSMVSVPAGHVAVCVGGASRRFVVRAAHLNHPVFRELLRQAEEEYGFPSGACGPIALPCDEDRFRDVLRRVSSEERLGVAAVSSCDIATRPLLQRMAAEELVW